In Herbinix luporum, a single window of DNA contains:
- a CDS encoding glycosyl hydrolase family 18 protein produces the protein MDKKNKISIVGMIIAILLIGAGIGVFVIKNMTPSNEVMLLTDYYKVEDTEAIIILQDEIHDKPGIIADGMVYIDLETVVNCFNHRFYWDDNENILTYTTPTEIIQVDGVGNKYFVTKSMIKTEATSDYPILKLYNDDIYIALDFVDQYSDIQYRSYEEPNRVVIDYLWGEYLYTKVTKNTQLRSEPDIKSPLLLQLPVGEELMYVVKEDAPRKGFAKVMTKEGIIGYVRERHVQDSYYKTIESTYEPPEYTSQLRNDKINLVFHQFFNYEAGMKLEELISQTKGVNVVSPTWFDIIDETGEISSLASSEYVEKAKSLGLQVWPLIADVNKEVDMNELLSHTSRREKLSNALIEAAINYKVNGINIDFEKIPSEAGEHYIQFLRELSVKCRNNGIVLSVDNYVPAPYNKHYNLKEQGEILDYVIIMAYDEHYAGSDVAGPVASLGFVSDAVNNTLEEVPKEKVIIAIPFYTRLWKETTDGVSSESLAMASAAKLLEDKGVEPKWNDGYGSHYGEFKQDGAVYKIWLENEKSIEEKMKVIYEADVAGVGAWKLGLEEKKVWDIIGRYLD, from the coding sequence ATGGATAAAAAAAATAAAATTTCAATAGTTGGTATGATTATCGCTATTTTATTAATAGGCGCCGGAATCGGTGTGTTTGTGATTAAAAACATGACCCCCAGTAATGAAGTTATGTTATTGACAGACTATTATAAGGTTGAAGATACAGAAGCGATAATTATCCTTCAAGATGAAATTCACGACAAACCGGGTATTATAGCAGATGGAATGGTATATATTGATCTTGAAACTGTAGTTAATTGTTTTAATCATAGATTTTATTGGGATGACAATGAAAATATATTGACCTATACTACTCCCACTGAAATTATTCAAGTTGATGGAGTGGGAAACAAGTATTTCGTAACAAAAAGTATGATTAAAACAGAAGCAACTTCCGATTATCCAATACTTAAGTTATACAATGATGATATATATATTGCCTTAGATTTTGTAGATCAATACTCGGATATACAGTACCGCAGTTATGAGGAGCCGAATCGAGTTGTAATAGATTATTTATGGGGAGAGTATCTCTACACAAAGGTTACAAAAAACACCCAATTAAGATCCGAACCGGATATAAAGAGCCCCCTCTTACTCCAACTTCCTGTAGGGGAAGAGCTTATGTATGTGGTTAAAGAAGATGCTCCCAGGAAAGGTTTTGCCAAGGTAATGACCAAAGAAGGTATTATAGGCTATGTAAGGGAAAGACATGTACAAGATTCCTACTATAAAACCATAGAAAGTACCTATGAGCCTCCGGAATATACAAGCCAATTAAGGAATGATAAAATTAATTTGGTCTTCCATCAATTTTTTAACTATGAAGCCGGTATGAAACTTGAAGAATTAATCAGTCAGACTAAGGGAGTAAATGTGGTATCTCCAACTTGGTTCGATATTATTGACGAAACAGGAGAAATTTCATCCTTGGCAAGCAGTGAATATGTAGAAAAAGCTAAATCCCTGGGACTACAAGTGTGGCCGTTAATTGCTGATGTTAATAAAGAAGTTGATATGAATGAGTTGCTGTCTCACACTTCTCGTCGGGAAAAATTATCCAACGCCCTAATTGAAGCGGCAATAAATTATAAAGTAAATGGAATTAATATAGATTTTGAAAAGATACCTTCCGAAGCCGGTGAGCATTATATCCAATTTTTAAGAGAGTTGTCTGTTAAGTGCAGAAATAATGGTATCGTATTGTCGGTGGATAATTATGTTCCTGCCCCTTATAATAAACATTATAATTTAAAAGAACAGGGAGAGATTTTAGATTATGTCATTATCATGGCCTACGATGAGCACTATGCCGGGTCTGATGTGGCAGGACCTGTTGCTTCCTTAGGATTTGTAAGTGATGCTGTAAATAACACTTTAGAGGAAGTTCCCAAGGAAAAGGTTATAATCGCCATACCTTTTTATACGAGATTATGGAAGGAGACTACTGACGGTGTATCTAGTGAAAGTTTGGCAATGGCATCTGCGGCTAAGCTACTAGAAGACAAAGGAGTAGAACCTAAATGGAATGATGGTTATGGCAGCCATTATGGTGAATTTAAACAAGATGGAGCAGTCTATAAGATATGGTTAGAAAATGAAAAATCCATAGAAGAAAAAATGAAGGTTATTTATGAAGCTGATGTTGCCGGTGTTGGTGCATGGAAGCTTGGTTTAGAAGAAAAGAAAGTCTGGGATATTATAGGACGTTATTTAGACTAA
- a CDS encoding N-acetylmuramoyl-L-alanine amidase: MKRKYFSILFLLLIFAARVISSDKSVKVMRNLFEENKIEGEKTKVTIVIDPGHGGRDPGKVGVNGALEKDVNLAIALKLKDLLEQNDINVIMTRTEDIGLYSETDSNKKRVDLNKRVEIINNSDAAFAISIHQNSFSQENVKGAQVFYHIQSEEGRVLAGILQEQIKETINDGNHRKAKSNTNYYMLKHTLCPLVIVECGYLSNWTEAKLLVDEDYQEKMAWAIHLGILKYLNINKN; encoded by the coding sequence ATGAAAAGAAAATATTTCAGTATCTTATTTCTCTTATTAATTTTTGCTGCACGGGTAATATCCTCAGATAAATCGGTTAAGGTTATGAGAAATCTTTTTGAGGAAAATAAAATAGAAGGGGAAAAGACCAAAGTGACCATAGTGATTGATCCCGGTCATGGAGGTAGGGACCCCGGTAAGGTGGGAGTCAATGGTGCTTTAGAAAAAGATGTTAATTTGGCTATTGCATTAAAGCTTAAGGACCTATTAGAGCAAAACGATATTAATGTAATTATGACTAGGACAGAAGATATAGGCTTATATTCAGAAACGGATTCTAATAAAAAACGGGTAGATTTAAATAAAAGAGTTGAAATTATTAATAACAGTGATGCTGCATTTGCTATAAGCATACATCAAAACAGTTTTAGCCAAGAAAATGTCAAGGGAGCACAGGTTTTTTATCATATCCAGTCAGAAGAGGGAAGAGTTCTTGCAGGCATATTGCAGGAGCAAATAAAAGAAACAATAAATGACGGAAACCATAGAAAGGCAAAATCAAATACCAATTACTATATGCTTAAACATACCTTATGTCCCTTGGTTATAGTTGAATGTGGTTACCTGTCCAATTGGACAGAAGCTAAGCTTTTGGTTGACGAGGATTATCAGGAAAAAATGGCCTGGGCTATTCACCTTGGCATTTTAAAATATTTGAATATAAATAAGAACTAA
- a CDS encoding L-threonylcarbamoyladenylate synthase — translation MMTIIKKADNGTLGEDDLKKAAKILQRGGLVAFPTETVYGLGADALNPEAAKKIYEAKGRPSDNPLIVHIANPKHMELIARDIPREAYKLAETFWPGPLTIILNKKEIVPYNTTGGLDTVAIRLPANKIARDVIAYSGGFIAAPSANISGRPSPTRAQHVIDDLDGKIDMIIDGGKSTLGLESTIVDLSGDIPMILRPGSITKSMVESVIGSVEYDKAITKETMDENIAPKAPGMKYRHYAPEGCLVIYEGNIQDVATAINNKARLYLEEGKTVGIIATDETKSLYKYGIIKSIGSRNEEDSIAAGLYAVLRDFDEIHADYIFSESFAGGNLGQAIMNRLLKAAGYRVEKL, via the coding sequence ATGATGACAATTATTAAAAAAGCAGATAATGGCACCCTTGGGGAGGATGACCTTAAAAAGGCTGCCAAGATATTACAAAGAGGAGGATTAGTTGCATTTCCTACTGAAACAGTATATGGGCTGGGTGCCGATGCATTAAATCCTGAAGCTGCTAAAAAAATCTATGAAGCAAAGGGAAGGCCATCGGATAATCCCCTGATTGTCCATATAGCAAATCCTAAACATATGGAATTAATTGCAAGGGATATCCCTAGAGAGGCTTATAAGTTAGCTGAGACTTTCTGGCCTGGCCCCTTGACCATAATTTTAAATAAAAAAGAAATAGTCCCTTATAATACCACCGGAGGTTTAGATACTGTGGCTATCAGGCTTCCGGCCAACAAAATAGCAAGGGATGTAATAGCATATTCAGGGGGATTTATTGCGGCTCCCAGTGCAAATATATCCGGCAGACCAAGCCCTACAAGGGCACAGCATGTAATAGATGATCTAGATGGTAAAATTGATATGATTATAGATGGGGGTAAATCTACCCTTGGCCTTGAATCTACTATAGTGGATTTGTCAGGTGATATACCTATGATTCTCAGACCCGGCTCCATTACAAAATCTATGGTTGAAAGTGTAATCGGATCTGTGGAATATGATAAAGCTATAACAAAGGAAACTATGGATGAAAATATAGCCCCAAAGGCTCCTGGAATGAAATACCGCCATTATGCACCGGAAGGCTGTCTTGTTATTTATGAAGGTAATATACAAGATGTAGCTACTGCAATTAATAATAAGGCTAGATTGTATCTAGAGGAAGGAAAAACTGTAGGTATAATAGCTACCGATGAAACCAAGAGCCTATATAAATATGGAATAATAAAATCAATCGGTTCAAGAAATGAGGAAGATTCCATAGCTGCCGGATTATATGCTGTATTAAGGGATTTTGATGAAATCCATGCGGATTATATATTTTCTGAAAGTTTTGCCGGTGGTAATCTAGGACAGGCCATTATGAATAGATTATTGAAGGCGGCAGGCTATAGAGTTGAAAAGTTATAG
- a CDS encoding low molecular weight protein arginine phosphatase produces the protein MAKYNKLIFVCTGNTCRSPMAEAIFKNLDQESDIKVSSRGIVVLFGEPINPKAEIVLKKHDLELVNHISKRLKDTDIDENTLVLTMTEAHKRKILQGYPHAKDVYTIKEYAGEDGDVIDPYGGSLVEYEDCYFELARLVKKTVYKLNEENEKESL, from the coding sequence ATGGCAAAATATAATAAATTAATATTTGTCTGTACGGGAAATACATGTAGAAGTCCTATGGCTGAGGCCATATTTAAAAACCTTGATCAGGAAAGTGATATTAAAGTATCTTCAAGGGGGATTGTGGTTTTATTTGGAGAGCCAATCAATCCTAAGGCAGAGATTGTTCTAAAAAAGCATGATTTAGAGCTTGTCAATCATATTTCCAAGAGGTTAAAGGATACAGATATTGATGAGAACACCTTGGTCTTAACAATGACAGAAGCCCACAAAAGAAAGATTTTGCAAGGGTATCCTCATGCTAAGGATGTATATACTATTAAGGAATATGCCGGAGAGGATGGAGATGTTATAGATCCTTATGGTGGTTCCCTTGTGGAATATGAAGATTGCTATTTTGAGCTGGCAAGGCTGGTAAAAAAGACTGTCTATAAACTAAATGAGGAAAATGAAAAGGAGAGTTTATAA
- the rpiB gene encoding ribose 5-phosphate isomerase B, producing the protein MIALGNDHTGYELKMEIIKYLEEKGIEYKDFGCGKLSSSDYPVYAKAVGRAIQNKECDKGILICGTGIGISIAANKMKGIRAALCHDCFSAEATRLHNDANVLVMGARVIGHGLAIKIVDTFLNTDFSNQDRHIRRIEMLEDQ; encoded by the coding sequence ATGATTGCACTAGGTAATGATCATACCGGATATGAATTAAAAATGGAAATTATAAAATACCTTGAGGAAAAAGGTATTGAATATAAAGATTTTGGTTGCGGTAAACTTAGTTCCAGTGATTATCCTGTATATGCAAAGGCCGTGGGACGGGCGATTCAAAACAAAGAATGTGATAAGGGAATTTTAATTTGTGGAACAGGGATTGGTATTTCTATTGCTGCCAATAAGATGAAGGGAATCCGAGCGGCATTATGCCATGATTGTTTTAGCGCAGAAGCAACAAGATTACATAATGATGCCAATGTACTGGTAATGGGAGCAAGAGTTATTGGACATGGACTAGCCATTAAAATAGTGGATACATTTTTAAATACGGACTTTTCTAATCAAGATAGACATATTAGAAGAATAGAGATGTTAGAAGACCAATAA
- a CDS encoding YwmB family TATA-box binding protein: MGILTGKQNQLTMEVDILDKTSRFLESLQGIFSLRRTKVTLYTATVLWLAFATQIIMNRVFFNNFQIAEAFVKTNTEDLECSLEIIAEHNNDFLSEEDKKNIIGYIADSIGLKIDKDITINKDNGRIEYLYQKDARLATTSLKIVSLEQENESAIKMKHYIVVRLNIKESIRSIEKYRKLLEETLKELGIKQKQVTLQYEGSVPGIMPIEDKKDMARLLVKELQGEIAFDYQQSDSYTIYAYTGLIDEYVEAAGCKINIQIAMTYDEQLDKTRIYFATPIINQGW, translated from the coding sequence GTGGGAATACTAACAGGTAAGCAAAATCAACTTACAATGGAGGTGGATATTCTGGATAAAACAAGTCGCTTTTTAGAAAGTTTACAAGGAATTTTTTCTTTAAGAAGAACTAAGGTTACTTTATATACAGCTACAGTTCTTTGGCTTGCATTTGCTACGCAGATTATAATGAACAGAGTATTTTTTAATAACTTTCAAATAGCCGAAGCATTTGTTAAGACAAATACTGAGGATTTAGAATGTAGTTTAGAGATTATTGCAGAGCATAATAATGACTTTCTTAGTGAAGAGGATAAAAAGAATATTATAGGTTACATTGCAGATTCTATTGGTCTTAAGATAGATAAAGATATTACCATAAATAAAGATAATGGCAGAATAGAATATCTTTATCAAAAGGATGCAAGATTGGCAACTACCTCACTAAAAATAGTAAGCCTTGAGCAGGAAAATGAATCTGCCATTAAGATGAAGCATTATATTGTGGTAAGATTAAACATAAAGGAATCTATAAGAAGTATAGAAAAATATCGCAAGCTTCTTGAAGAAACATTAAAAGAGCTGGGTATAAAGCAAAAGCAGGTAACTCTTCAGTATGAGGGTTCTGTACCGGGAATCATGCCCATAGAAGATAAAAAGGATATGGCTAGGCTCTTAGTAAAGGAGCTGCAAGGTGAAATTGCCTTTGATTATCAACAAAGTGATAGCTATACAATATATGCTTATACCGGTTTGATAGATGAATATGTGGAGGCAGCAGGTTGTAAAATTAATATACAGATAGCCATGACATATGATGAACAGTTAGATAAAACAAGAATTTATTTTGCAACACCTATTATTAATCAGGGATGGTAA
- a CDS encoding aminopeptidase, which yields MDERIKTLASNLVNYSMEVKKGDKVYVHYIGESTEDLARQLVKEVYKAGGVPFVHYTNPRLLREVLLNCSEEQMSLMAKIDAAEMAEMDCYVAVRGSDNIAENADVAQEKMKLYETYYQTPVHHDIRVKKTRWVVLRYPNASMAQLANMSQEAFEDFYFKVCNLDYGKMDEAMKSLVDYMNRTDKVRIVGPGTDLTFSIKGIPAIPCSGRRNIPDGEVYTAPVKDSINGTLTYNTPAVFQGFTFENISFRFENGKIVEATANDTERINEVLNTDEGARYIGEFAIGVNPYILKPMKDTLFDEKIMGSFHFTPGNCYEEEAPNGNSSAIHWDLVCIQTPEYGGGEIYFDDVLIRKDGRFVVKELECLNPENLI from the coding sequence ATGGATGAGAGAATTAAAACACTGGCAAGTAATCTAGTTAATTATTCAATGGAAGTAAAAAAAGGAGATAAGGTTTACGTTCATTATATTGGAGAGTCAACAGAGGATCTAGCCAGACAGCTTGTAAAAGAAGTATACAAGGCAGGAGGAGTTCCTTTTGTACATTATACAAATCCCAGGCTTTTAAGGGAGGTTCTTTTAAACTGTTCTGAAGAGCAGATGTCTTTAATGGCTAAAATAGATGCTGCTGAAATGGCAGAAATGGATTGTTATGTAGCTGTAAGGGGTTCTGATAATATTGCTGAAAATGCAGATGTAGCTCAGGAAAAAATGAAATTATATGAAACTTATTATCAGACACCGGTACATCATGATATCCGTGTAAAGAAAACCAGATGGGTAGTTCTTAGATACCCCAATGCCTCTATGGCACAGCTTGCTAATATGAGTCAGGAAGCATTTGAAGATTTTTATTTCAAAGTATGTAATTTAGATTACGGTAAAATGGATGAGGCTATGAAGAGTCTGGTAGACTACATGAACCGTACTGATAAGGTACGTATTGTAGGACCCGGAACAGATTTGACCTTCTCAATTAAAGGAATTCCTGCAATTCCTTGTTCCGGAAGAAGAAATATTCCTGATGGTGAAGTCTATACAGCTCCTGTAAAGGACAGCATCAACGGTACCTTAACCTATAATACTCCTGCGGTATTCCAAGGATTTACTTTTGAGAATATTTCTTTCCGTTTTGAAAACGGTAAGATTGTTGAAGCAACTGCCAATGATACAGAAAGAATTAATGAAGTATTAAATACTGATGAGGGGGCTCGTTATATTGGAGAGTTTGCTATTGGAGTAAACCCTTATATCCTAAAACCTATGAAGGACACTTTGTTTGATGAAAAGATAATGGGATCTTTCCATTTTACACCGGGTAATTGCTATGAAGAAGAGGCTCCAAACGGTAACAGTTCAGCAATCCATTGGGATTTAGTCTGCATACAAACACCGGAATATGGTGGGGGAGAAATTTATTTTGATGATGTTTTAATTCGTAAGGATGGAAGATTCGTAGTTAAGGAGTTGGAGTGCTTAAATCCTGAAAATTTAATCTAA
- a CDS encoding glycosyltransferase family 2 protein translates to MKLLTAAIPCYNSAEYMRHAIDTLLSGGDDMEIIIVNDGSKDDTEKIGLEYQEKYPSIVRVISQENGGHGEAVNTGLANATGLYFKVVDSDDWVSEKALSEILAKLKELIADGNSPDLFLANYVYEKVGAKRKKVIHYNRALPKNQIFTWDDIMHFKQSQNILMHSAIYRTKLIKDCGLKLPKHTFYVDNIFVYQPLPYVKTMYYMDVNLYRYFIGRDDQSVNEKIMIKRIDQQLRVTKIMIESHNLAQIKSKKLRNYMIKYLSMMMAICSVFLIKEGSDESIAKKEALWEYLKNYDKWLYKRIRSHILGRSMNLPGKFGRRVVEVGYAITRKIYGFN, encoded by the coding sequence ATGAAATTACTGACTGCAGCTATACCCTGCTATAACTCAGCCGAATATATGAGACATGCAATTGATACTTTGTTATCCGGCGGGGATGATATGGAAATTATAATTGTAAATGACGGGTCTAAAGATGATACTGAAAAAATTGGCCTTGAGTATCAGGAAAAGTATCCGAGTATTGTCCGTGTAATTAGCCAGGAAAACGGGGGTCATGGGGAAGCTGTAAATACAGGTCTGGCCAATGCTACCGGCTTATATTTTAAGGTGGTAGATAGTGATGACTGGGTAAGTGAAAAGGCATTAAGTGAGATTTTAGCTAAGTTAAAAGAACTGATTGCAGATGGCAATAGTCCTGATTTATTCTTAGCCAATTATGTATACGAGAAAGTGGGGGCAAAAAGGAAGAAGGTAATACACTATAATAGAGCACTTCCAAAAAATCAGATATTTACCTGGGATGATATAATGCATTTTAAGCAAAGTCAAAACATTCTAATGCATTCCGCCATATACAGGACAAAACTAATAAAAGATTGTGGATTAAAGCTACCCAAACATACCTTCTATGTGGATAATATTTTTGTATATCAGCCTCTACCCTATGTTAAGACTATGTATTATATGGATGTAAATCTATATAGATACTTTATAGGCAGGGATGATCAATCGGTTAATGAAAAGATAATGATTAAAAGAATTGATCAACAGCTGAGAGTTACGAAAATAATGATAGAATCCCATAATCTTGCACAGATAAAGAGCAAGAAACTAAGAAATTATATGATAAAGTATTTGTCTATGATGATGGCTATCTGTTCTGTCTTCCTAATAAAAGAAGGCAGTGATGAAAGTATAGCTAAAAAAGAGGCCCTATGGGAATATCTGAAGAATTACGACAAATGGCTTTATAAGAGGATTAGATCCCATATTCTAGGACGTTCAATGAACTTGCCCGGCAAATTTGGACGGAGGGTTGTTGAAGTAGGTTATGCAATAACAAGAAAGATTTACGGGTTTAATTAA
- a CDS encoding phosphatase PAP2 family protein: MKFNKNKDKKFIHILSQYRHGLVLVYFFIYMIWFTYLERTVTTEFTPVYSRLDDYIPFLEIFIIPYFIWFAYIFVTVAYFFFTSKQDFYKCCAFLFIGMTICLIIYTIWPNGHYLRVDIDNLGRSNIFTRILSRLYTIDTSTNVFPSIHVFNSIGAMIAIRKSERLRPITWLQISTFILTVLICMSTVFLKQHSILDVFGGILLSIIMYIFVYVPAWGKEAKKADHELSKI, encoded by the coding sequence ATGAAATTTAATAAAAATAAAGATAAAAAGTTTATACATATTTTAAGCCAATATAGACACGGTCTTGTTTTAGTATACTTTTTTATCTATATGATTTGGTTTACTTATCTTGAACGGACTGTAACTACAGAATTTACTCCTGTTTACTCAAGGCTGGATGATTATATACCCTTTTTGGAAATATTTATTATCCCCTATTTTATATGGTTTGCCTATATCTTTGTAACCGTGGCTTACTTTTTCTTTACATCAAAACAGGATTTTTATAAATGCTGTGCTTTTCTTTTTATAGGAATGACAATTTGCTTAATAATTTATACCATATGGCCCAATGGTCACTATTTGAGAGTGGATATAGATAACCTTGGAAGAAGTAATATTTTTACCCGTATTTTATCAAGGTTATACACTATAGATACATCAACTAATGTATTTCCAAGTATCCACGTATTTAACTCCATCGGAGCCATGATTGCTATCAGAAAAAGCGAACGTTTAAGACCTATAACTTGGCTACAGATTTCTACCTTTATACTGACCGTACTTATCTGTATGTCTACAGTATTTTTAAAACAGCATTCTATTTTAGACGTCTTTGGGGGAATTTTATTAAGCATTATAATGTATATATTTGTATATGTACCGGCCTGGGGTAAGGAAGCTAAGAAAGCTGATCATGAATTATCAAAGATATAA
- a CDS encoding phosphopentomutase, with product MKRVFLVVLDSVGIGQLPDAKDYNDEGSHTLYAVSKSEHFHMPHMKNLGLFNIDGVKDRFTHMNFDHNYAGSIARLAEKSKGKDTTTGHWEIAGLISNKPFPTYPNGFPEEIIKEFEEKTGRKVLCNHPYSGTEVIREYGKEHIETGALIVYTSADSVFQVAAHEDIIPVEELYRYCEIARKILRGEHGVGRVIARPFIGTYPNFTRTSNRHDYSLAPSLTMLDQLVEAGLDVIGVGKIYDIFAGKGITDSVRTKNNQEGIDRLIERISKDFEGLCFVNLVDFDMIYGHRNDIDGYAKALSYFDSRLPEITEALRDEDILIITADHGCDPSTPSTDHSREYVPMVAYGSKIKRNNNLGTRESFADIAATILDYFNIQSKISGKSFLNDIIG from the coding sequence ATGAAGAGAGTATTTTTGGTGGTTCTTGATAGTGTAGGTATAGGACAACTTCCGGATGCAAAAGATTATAATGATGAAGGAAGCCATACTTTATATGCTGTATCAAAAAGTGAGCATTTTCATATGCCCCATATGAAAAACCTAGGTCTGTTTAATATTGATGGGGTAAAAGATAGGTTTACCCATATGAATTTTGACCATAATTATGCCGGAAGTATAGCCAGATTAGCAGAAAAGTCTAAAGGTAAGGATACTACCACAGGTCATTGGGAAATTGCCGGACTGATTTCTAATAAACCATTTCCCACTTATCCTAATGGATTTCCCGAAGAGATTATTAAAGAGTTTGAAGAAAAAACCGGTAGAAAGGTATTATGTAATCATCCTTATTCCGGAACTGAAGTAATTCGTGAGTATGGAAAAGAACATATAGAGACAGGGGCTCTTATAGTTTATACTTCCGCTGACAGTGTATTTCAGGTGGCAGCACATGAAGATATTATACCTGTTGAGGAACTCTACAGATATTGTGAGATTGCCAGAAAAATCCTTAGGGGAGAACATGGGGTTGGCAGGGTAATTGCAAGGCCCTTTATAGGTACTTACCCTAACTTTACCAGAACCTCTAACCGCCATGATTATTCCCTGGCACCGTCACTTACTATGTTAGACCAATTAGTTGAGGCAGGCCTAGATGTTATTGGTGTAGGTAAGATTTATGATATCTTTGCCGGCAAGGGAATTACCGATTCAGTAAGGACAAAAAATAATCAAGAAGGAATTGATAGGCTTATAGAGAGAATAAGTAAGGATTTTGAGGGGCTATGCTTTGTTAATTTGGTAGATTTTGATATGATTTATGGACATCGTAATGATATTGATGGTTATGCAAAAGCGTTAAGTTATTTTGACAGCCGGCTTCCGGAGATTACAGAAGCCTTAAGAGATGAGGATATTCTAATTATAACTGCTGACCATGGTTGTGATCCGTCCACTCCTTCCACGGACCATTCAAGGGAATATGTTCCCATGGTTGCCTATGGAAGTAAGATTAAAAGGAATAACAATTTAGGAACCAGGGAATCATTTGCGGATATAGCAGCTACAATTTTAGATTATTTTAATATTCAATCAAAAATTTCAGGAAAATCATTTTTAAATGATATAATAGGCTAG
- the dtd gene encoding D-aminoacyl-tRNA deacylase: MRIVIQRVLEAKVEVDSKCIGKIGKGFLILLGVGQDDDKKIADKYIDKILKLRIFADENGKTNLSLKDVEGEVLVVSQFTLYADCRKGNRPDFFKAGSAKKAEELYEYFLKQIKEKLGKVECGEFGADMKVHLVNDGPFTIILDEDLV; the protein is encoded by the coding sequence ATGAGAATAGTTATACAGCGAGTATTAGAGGCAAAAGTTGAAGTAGATAGCAAGTGTATCGGAAAAATTGGAAAAGGGTTTTTGATACTTCTTGGTGTCGGCCAAGATGATGATAAAAAAATAGCAGATAAATATATTGATAAGATATTGAAATTAAGAATTTTTGCTGATGAAAACGGCAAGACAAATCTTTCCCTTAAGGATGTAGAGGGTGAGGTTTTAGTTGTATCTCAATTTACTTTATATGCTGACTGTAGAAAGGGAAATAGACCTGATTTTTTCAAGGCCGGAAGTGCTAAAAAAGCAGAGGAATTATATGAGTATTTCCTAAAGCAGATTAAGGAAAAATTAGGCAAGGTAGAATGTGGTGAATTTGGGGCGGATATGAAAGTTCATCTTGTTAATGACGGGCCTTTTACAATAATTTTGGATGAGGACTTGGTTTAA
- a CDS encoding ABC transporter ATP-binding protein: MIQINELTKIYKLTKKQMMEHKTKKNMMKAVDNISLTAKPGEIYGLLGPNGAGKTTALRCISTLLKPTEGEIKVCGYDTVKDSENVRKKIGFLTNEIKLDPQFSPRYMFDFFGKLRGLDEETIKQRREKLFAYFGINGFEDKKINELSSGMKQKASIAVSLIHDPEVIIFDEPTTGLDIVTARSVTDYLKLMKDQGKTVIISTHIMTEAEKLCDKIGIIIKGQLTLEGSLEEILSETNTKDLEDAFFELYKQHNKEEA, translated from the coding sequence ATGATTCAAATTAATGAACTTACAAAGATCTACAAATTAACCAAAAAACAAATGATGGAGCATAAGACCAAAAAAAATATGATGAAGGCAGTGGACAATATAAGCTTAACTGCCAAGCCCGGTGAAATTTACGGACTTCTCGGACCAAACGGTGCCGGTAAGACAACGGCTCTTCGTTGTATTTCCACATTACTTAAGCCCACGGAGGGAGAGATAAAAGTATGTGGATATGATACCGTAAAGGACTCTGAAAATGTCAGAAAGAAAATCGGCTTTTTGACCAATGAAATCAAACTAGATCCCCAATTTTCACCCAGATATATGTTTGATTTCTTCGGTAAACTTCGAGGTCTTGATGAGGAGACTATCAAGCAAAGAAGAGAAAAATTATTTGCATATTTCGGCATTAACGGTTTTGAGGATAAGAAGATTAATGAGCTTTCCTCCGGTATGAAGCAAAAAGCCTCCATAGCGGTAAGTCTTATACATGATCCGGAAGTAATAATTTTTGACGAGCCCACAACCGGTCTTGATATTGTAACAGCAAGAAGTGTGACGGATTACTTAAAGCTTATGAAAGATCAAGGAAAAACAGTTATAATCTCAACCCATATCATGACAGAGGCTGAAAAGCTATGTGATAAAATCGGCATTATTATTAAAGGACAGCTGACATTAGAAGGAAGCTTAGAAGAAATTTTAAGTGAAACAAATACTAAGGATCTTGAAGATGCATTTTTTGAGCTCTATAAACAACATAATAAGGAGGAGGCATAG